One Malania oleifera isolate guangnan ecotype guangnan chromosome 9, ASM2987363v1, whole genome shotgun sequence DNA segment encodes these proteins:
- the LOC131164814 gene encoding aquaporin PIP1-2 isoform X3, which translates to MEGKEEDVRLGANKFSERQPLGTAAQSDKDYKEPPPAPLFEPGELKSWSFYRAGIAEFIATFLFLYITVLTVMGVGRSSSKCASVGIQGIAWAFGGMIFALVYCTAGISGGHINPAVTFGLLLARKLSLTRAVFYMVMQCLGAICGAGVVKGFQKSEYQMLGGGANVVNHGYTKGDGLGAEIVGTFVLVYTVFSATDAKRSARDSHVPILAPLV; encoded by the exons ATGGAGGGGAAGGAGGAAGATGTAAGGCTGGGAGCCAACAAGTTCTCGGAGAGGCAGCCCTTGGGCACAGCGGCTCAGTCGGACAAGGACTACAAGGAGCCACCCCCAGCTCCCCTGTTTGAGCCTGGGGAGTTGAAGTCCTGGTCCTTCTACAGGGCTGGCATTGCTGAGTTCATCGCCACCTTCCTCTTCCTCTACATCACTGTCTTGACTGTTATGGGTGTGGGGAGGTCCAGTAGCAAGTGTGCTTCTGTGGGTATTCAAGGTATTGCTTGGGCCTTCGGTGGTATGATCTTTGCCCTTGTCTACTGCACTGCCGGCATCTCAG GAGGACATATTAACCCGGCAGTGACCTTTGGACTGCTGTTGGCAAGAAAGCTGTCCCTAACCAGGGCAGTGTTCTACATGGTGATGCAGTGCCTTGGGGCCATATGTGGTGCAGGTGTTGTGAAGGGCTTCCAAAAGTCCGAGTACCAGATGTTGGGTGGTGGGGCAAACGTGGTTAACCATGGCTACACCAAGGGTGATGGCCTTGGTGCTGAGATTGTTGGCACCTTTGTTCTCGTCTACACTGTCTTTTCTGCTACTGACGCAAAAAGAAGCGCCAGAGACTCTCACGTCCCT ATTTTGGCTCCTCTAGTTTAG
- the LOC131164814 gene encoding aquaporin PIP1-2 isoform X2 — MEGKEEDVRLGANKFSERQPLGTAAQSDKDYKEPPPAPLFEPGELKSWSFYRAGIAEFIATFLFLYITVLTVMGVGRSSSKCASVGIQGIAWAFGGMIFALVYCTAGISGGHINPAVTFGLLLARKLSLTRAVFYMVMQCLGAICGAGVVKGFQKSEYQMLGGGANVVNHGYTKGDGLGAEIVGTFVLVYTVFSATDAKRSARDSHVPVKYSNQFG, encoded by the exons ATGGAGGGGAAGGAGGAAGATGTAAGGCTGGGAGCCAACAAGTTCTCGGAGAGGCAGCCCTTGGGCACAGCGGCTCAGTCGGACAAGGACTACAAGGAGCCACCCCCAGCTCCCCTGTTTGAGCCTGGGGAGTTGAAGTCCTGGTCCTTCTACAGGGCTGGCATTGCTGAGTTCATCGCCACCTTCCTCTTCCTCTACATCACTGTCTTGACTGTTATGGGTGTGGGGAGGTCCAGTAGCAAGTGTGCTTCTGTGGGTATTCAAGGTATTGCTTGGGCCTTCGGTGGTATGATCTTTGCCCTTGTCTACTGCACTGCCGGCATCTCAG GAGGACATATTAACCCGGCAGTGACCTTTGGACTGCTGTTGGCAAGAAAGCTGTCCCTAACCAGGGCAGTGTTCTACATGGTGATGCAGTGCCTTGGGGCCATATGTGGTGCAGGTGTTGTGAAGGGCTTCCAAAAGTCCGAGTACCAGATGTTGGGTGGTGGGGCAAACGTGGTTAACCATGGCTACACCAAGGGTGATGGCCTTGGTGCTGAGATTGTTGGCACCTTTGTTCTCGTCTACACTGTCTTTTCTGCTACTGACGCAAAAAGAAGCGCCAGAGACTCTCACGTCCCT GTGAAATATAGCAATCAATTTGGGTGA
- the LOC131164814 gene encoding aquaporin PIP1-3 isoform X1 — translation MEGKEEDVRLGANKFSERQPLGTAAQSDKDYKEPPPAPLFEPGELKSWSFYRAGIAEFIATFLFLYITVLTVMGVGRSSSKCASVGIQGIAWAFGGMIFALVYCTAGISGGHINPAVTFGLLLARKLSLTRAVFYMVMQCLGAICGAGVVKGFQKSEYQMLGGGANVVNHGYTKGDGLGAEIVGTFVLVYTVFSATDAKRSARDSHVPILAPLPIGFAVFLVHLATIPITGTGINPARSLGAAIIYNKDHAWDDHWIFWVGPFIGAALAAVYHQIVIRAIPFKARA, via the exons ATGGAGGGGAAGGAGGAAGATGTAAGGCTGGGAGCCAACAAGTTCTCGGAGAGGCAGCCCTTGGGCACAGCGGCTCAGTCGGACAAGGACTACAAGGAGCCACCCCCAGCTCCCCTGTTTGAGCCTGGGGAGTTGAAGTCCTGGTCCTTCTACAGGGCTGGCATTGCTGAGTTCATCGCCACCTTCCTCTTCCTCTACATCACTGTCTTGACTGTTATGGGTGTGGGGAGGTCCAGTAGCAAGTGTGCTTCTGTGGGTATTCAAGGTATTGCTTGGGCCTTCGGTGGTATGATCTTTGCCCTTGTCTACTGCACTGCCGGCATCTCAG GAGGACATATTAACCCGGCAGTGACCTTTGGACTGCTGTTGGCAAGAAAGCTGTCCCTAACCAGGGCAGTGTTCTACATGGTGATGCAGTGCCTTGGGGCCATATGTGGTGCAGGTGTTGTGAAGGGCTTCCAAAAGTCCGAGTACCAGATGTTGGGTGGTGGGGCAAACGTGGTTAACCATGGCTACACCAAGGGTGATGGCCTTGGTGCTGAGATTGTTGGCACCTTTGTTCTCGTCTACACTGTCTTTTCTGCTACTGACGCAAAAAGAAGCGCCAGAGACTCTCACGTCCCT ATTTTGGCTCCTCTTCCTATTGGGTTTGCAGTGTTCTTGGTTCATTTGGCAACCATCCCCATCACTGGAACTGGCATTAACCCAGCCAGGAGTCTGGGGGCTGCCATCATCTACAACAAAGATCATGCATGGGATGATCAT TGGATCTTCTGGGTGGGTCCCTTCATTGGAGCTGCTCTCGCTGCTGTGTACCACCAGATTGTCATCAGAGCTATTCCTTTCAAGGCTCGGGCATGA